One genomic segment of Oncorhynchus kisutch isolate 150728-3 linkage group LG15, Okis_V2, whole genome shotgun sequence includes these proteins:
- the LOC109905209 gene encoding zinc finger protein 37 homolog yields the protein MGDSEQVEWKFMKLYLTDIVKTISNKSATRRSKRKPVAYHEEQQPEVATPQSSERQLRTPQRNSRRQSPRTRSSVLKEQERGFSPVSGSGEESDKEASPPKRRNGISSSKKTRTKSPSNDCGDCSEAESGEQLEESTKRKCKYSNSKKKRTNICCKEEDNDNLSDEQTGVASPRKRRQSSDFDVFEAETEKYNTVSEPEVEDVVEKETEVGSASKRRKQRSPPKKTTPRGEDKAESDHYELGEQAEETPPRKKHSQSKKVRTRTSSEDVVEVESAHFKTEEHAEDTTLRKRQRRSKKSKKKRSKSPPKEASDTESDGESGKHISKTWPKDLHEEERDQDAKTRSKDLSEQSDQGSQTESKDLSEEEWHCSDHSEKETEHEVLPAKRKRGPKSKKTMKSDSENVTVKKKGKKQGAMGLKAPRIRFTPPVEKRIRVKTLQICSFCEKVLPNRAALSRHLQRHTGEKPYHCEECGKDYGSKTTLKIHNMQVHHKGTKDFICNECDQQFTHLTYLKRHMYSHTDKEKRPHLCNVCGKHFIQKSHLDRHKMIHTGEKPFSCEHCAMAFNRPEYLRMHLKLHVSGSEGPNMAEQEKTKCTECNKSFVNPKYLNIHMRMHTGERPYKCEHCAKSFTQTSILNAHRRTHTGEKPHKCKSCGSCFTRRKYLDDHIGRKHGSLQQMKEQEDEQ from the exons ATGGGCGATAGTGAGCAGGTTGAGTGGAAGTTTATGAAATTATACCTTACCGATATTGTAAAAACTATTTCGAATAAATCTGCTACACGGAGATCGAAAAGAA AACCGGTTGCCTATCATGAAGAACAACAGCCGGAGGTGGCCACTCCTCAAAGCTCCGAGAGGCAGCTGAGAACTCCTCAGAGAAACTCCCGGAGGCAAAGTCCCAGGACACGTTCTAGTGTTCTAAAAGAACAAGAGAGGGGCTTTTCTCCCGTGTCTGGTTCTGGGGAGGAGAGCGACAAGGAGGCCTCCCCACCGAAAAGGAGGAACGGAATAAGCAGCTCCAAAAAGACAAGAACAAAGTCTCCATCAAATGATTGTGGTGACTGTTCCGAGGCCGAGTCTGGTGAACAGCTAGAAGAGAGCACAAAAAGAAAATGTAAATACAGCAACTCAAAAAAGAAAAGGACCAATATTTGCTGCAAGGAGGAGGATAATGACAATTTGTCAGATGAACAAACTGGGGTGGCTTCCCCCAGAAAAAGGAGGCAATCTAGTGACTTCGATGTATTTGAAGCGGAGACTGAAAAATATAATACGGTGTCTGAGCCTGAGGTGGAGGACGTTGTGGAGAAGGAGACTGAAGTGGGCTCTGCTTCTAAGAGGAGGAAGCAGcgcagcccccccaaaaaaactacgCCTCGTGGAGAGGACAAAGCTGAAAGTGATCATTATGAATTGGGAGAACAGGCTGAAGAAACTCCCCCTAGAAAGAAACATAGCCAGTCTAAAAAGGTAAGAACCAGGACTTCCTCTGAAGACGTGGTGGAAGTTGAAAGTGCCCACTTCAAGACGGAAGAACACGCTGAAGACACGACCCTCAGAAAAAGACAGAGGAGGTCTAAGAAATCTAAAAAGAAGAGATCCAAGAGTCCTCCCAAGGAGGCCAGCGACACAGAGAGTGATGGTGAATCAGGCAAACATATTTCCAAGACCTGGCCTAAGGACTTACATGAAGAAGAGCGTGACCAAGATGCCAAGACTCGGTCTAAGGACCTAAGTGAGCAGAGTGACCAAGGCTCCCAGACTGAGTCTAAAGACTTAAGTGAAGAGGAGTGGCACTGTTCTGACCATTCAGAGAAGGAGACTGAACACGAGGTGTTACctgcaaagagaaagagaggacccaAGAGCAAGAAGACAATGAAGTCAGATTCTGAAAACGTCACCGTTAAAAAGAAAGGCAAAAAGCAAGGTGCCATGGGTTTGAAGGCACCAAGAATAAGATTCACACCACCTGTAGAGAAAAGGATAAGGGTGAAAACACTTCAGATTTGCAGTTTCTGTGAAAAGGTCCTGCCTAACAGGGCTGCGCTGAGTAGGCACCTTCAGcgtcacacaggggagaagccttaccactgtgaAGAGTGTGGCAAAGACTACGGCAGCAAAACCACCCTGAAGATTCACAACATGCAGGTTCACCACAAGGGGACCAAGGACTTCATATGCAATGAGTGTGACCAACAGTTTACCCACCTCACATACCTCAAACGCCACATGTACTCCCACACGGACAAGGAAAAGAGGCCACACCTGTGCAATGTGTGCGGGAAGCATTTTATCCAGAAGTCCCACCTGGACCGCCACAAGATGATTCACACCGGAGAGAAACCATTCAGCTGCGAACACTGCGCCATGGCCTTCAATCGGCCGGAGTACCTGCGGATGCATCTGAAGCTGCACGTGTCGGGTAGTGAGGGGCCAAATATGGCAGAGCAAGAGAAGACAAAGTGCACGGAGTGCAACAAGAGTTTTGTCAACCCAAAGTACCTCAACATCCACATGAGAATGCACACTGGGGAGAGGCCATACAAGTGTGAGCACTGTGCTAAGAGCTTCACCCAGACCAGTATTCTCAACGCGCACCGACGTACGCACACGGGAGAAAAGCCACACAAGTGTAAGTCGTGCGGCAGCTGCTTCACCCGTCGCAAGTACCTGGATGATCACATAGGCAGAAAGCATGGGTCTTTACAGCAAATGAAGGAACAGGAGGATGAGCAATGA
- the LOC109905975 gene encoding solute carrier family 43 member 3-like → MLRCEGGAGLRRWLTLVTGLLECLCFAGAVFGWASLVFVLKTEGYFSYLCVNIPGVNGMQFLDCSGQDEQFSLIFTIASFMTNFLLLPNGFLFDRFGTMAVRLLGISLYTTGALLVAFSSSALSSLLFPALSFIAVGGILFLVTNMQIGNLFGSARSTVITLYNGAFDSSSALFLIIKLLFEVGISLRASFLFLAACGIIHLARTFLLLPRTHIPYPLPEGYTYGMKSRGQAKTFSSEQAAANGNMQIDDVTEEMPFNKESAEKVATFWECFLSKFFLWHLVWLSVMQLRHYLFIGTLNPMLQRLTQGEPSLVSTYTNAFAVTQLCGVLCAPWNGLIMDRHKGKPRTPGVSEKEADLRASVLSLTLTALQCVLFSICASTPFLPLQYLTFILQVLNRSFLYGGHAAFISIVFPPCHFGKLYGMAMALSSVVSLLQYPCFILVKGVLGGDPLYVNIALTLLSLLAFIHPACVYLHCRGLAARRGKPKDSPSS, encoded by the exons ATGCTCAGGTGTGAGGGAGGGGCAGGGCTGCGGAGGTGGCTGACCCTGGTCACAGGGCTGCTGGAGTGCCTTTGTTTTGCTGGGGCCGTGTTCGGCTGGGCCTCCCTGGTGTTCGTCCTGAAGACAGAAGGCTACTTCAGCTACCTGTGTGTCAACATCCCCGGGGTCAATGGAATGCAATTCCTAG ACTGCAGTGGTCAGGATGAACAGTTCTCCCTCATCTTCACCATCGCTTCCTTCATGACCAACTTTCTACTGCTGCCCAATGGCTTCCTGTTCGACCGTTTCGGCACCATGGCAGTCAGGCTGCTGGGAAT ATCACTATACACCACTGGTGCCTTGCTTGTGGCCTTTTCAAGTTCAG ctctgtcctctctcctcttcccggCCCTGTCCTTCATCGCTGTGGGAGGCATCTTGTTTCTGGTCACCAACATGCAG ATAGGCAACCTGTTTGGTTCCGCTCGCTCCACCGTCATCACCCTTTACAATGGTGCCTTTGACTCCTCCTccgccctcttcctcatcatcaaG CTGCTATTTGAGGTTGGGATCTCTCTACGTGCCTCTTTCCTCTTCCTGGCTGCGTGTGGCATCATCCACCTGGCCAGGACCTTCCTCCTTCTACCCAGAACACACatcccctaccccctccctgagggcTACACCTACGG GATGAAGAGCCGTGGCCAGGCCAAGACCTTCAGCTCAGAACAGGCAGCAGCCAACGGCAACATGCAGATTGATGATGTCACGGAGGAAATGCCTTTTAACAAGGAGAGCGCAGAGAAAG TGGCTACTTTCTGGGAGTGTTTCCTGTCCAAGTTCTTCCTCTGGCACCTGGTGTGGCTTTCTGTCATGCAGCTGAGGCACTACCTGTTCATCGGCACCCTCAACCCCATGCTGCAGAGACTGACCCAGGGAGAACCCTCTCTGG TGAGCACGTACACCAATGCGTTTGCTGTGACCCAGCTGTGTGGGGTGCTGTGTGCCCCCTGGAACGGCCTCATCATGGACCGACACAAGGGCAAGCCCAGGACCCCCG gagtgagTGAGAAGGAGGCAGACCTGCGTGCGTCGGTGCTCTCCCTGACCCTGACGGCGCTGCAGTGTGTCCTGTTCTCCATCTGTGCCTccacccccttcctccccctccagtACCTCACCTTCATCCTGCAGGTCCTCAACCGATCCTTCCTCTACGGAGGCCATGCAGCCTTCATCAGCATTgt ttTTCCTCCCTGTCACTTTGGGAAGCTGTATGGTATGGCCATGGCTCTGTCTTCAGTGGTTTCTCTGCTGCAGTACCCCTGCTTCATCCTGGTCAAAGGAGTGCTGGGAGGAGACCCACTATAC GTGAACATAGCTCTGACGTtactcagcctgctggccttcaTCCATCCTGCCTGTGTCTATCTGCATTGTCGTGGCCTGGCTGCCCGGAGGGGTAAACCCAAGGACTCACCTTCCTCTTAG